One Thermosphaera aggregans DNA segment encodes these proteins:
- a CDS encoding FeoA family protein, translated as MSSDSLTLDAVEEGRVVKVLGYEGRGGWVYRMYQMGLVPGSIIEVLVNNWRGPVIVRVMGVEVAVGRGLARRIRVQVVGEGAGWR; from the coding sequence ATGTCCAGCGACTCCTTAACTCTCGACGCTGTGGAGGAGGGAAGGGTTGTCAAGGTCCTGGGCTACGAGGGGAGGGGTGGGTGGGTTTACAGAATGTATCAGATGGGGCTGGTCCCAGGCTCCATAATCGAGGTCCTCGTCAACAACTGGAGGGGCCCGGTGATCGTGAGGGTTATGGGTGTTGAAGTAGCTGTTGGAAGAGGCTTAGCGAGGAGGATAAGGGTTCAAGTAGTGGGGGAGGGTGCTGGGTGGAGGTAA